The Megalops cyprinoides isolate fMegCyp1 chromosome 22, fMegCyp1.pri, whole genome shotgun sequence genome contains a region encoding:
- the LOC118769390 gene encoding probable N-acetyltransferase camello, translating to MAHYQIRKYRDEDYETVRELYSTGFGEHLNAVCLQTLRQPWAQFALVGVFCVLLASSGSFLLSILGLGLALLAGCEGVWFLFGQGIQLGLREDLLDIRKSYMRGEASCFWVAESGERIVGTVAILPAKDEAGSWELKRISVRRAHRGRGMAKALCRTALDFVAAHGVENVVLFTSMVQTDAHQLYRSLGFQKVEEFVWPSFPARMIKFMVFKYRYSVSH from the coding sequence ATGGCCCACTATCAAATCCGCAAATACCGGGACGAGGACTATGAGACGGTCAGAGAGCTTTACTCCACGGGGTTTGGCGAGCACTTAAACGCAGTGTGCCTCCAGACCCTAAGGCAGCCATGGGCCCAGTTTGCCCTCGTGGGCGTATTCTGTGTCCTGTTGGCCTCTTCCGGATCGTTCCTCCTTTCCATCCTGGGCCTCGGCCTCGCGCTTCTGGCAGGCTGTGAGGGCGTTTGGTTCCTTTTCGGCCAGGGCATCCAGCTCGGCCTCAGGGAGGACCTGCTGGACATCAGGAAGTCTTACATGCGGGGCGAGGCTTCCTGCTTCTGGGTGGCGGAGAGCGGGGAGCGCATCGTTGGCACGGTGGCCATCCTGCCTGCCAAGGACGAGGCGGGATCCTGGGAGCTGAAGCGCATCTCGGTGAGACGGGCGCACAGGGGCCGCGGCATGGCCAAGGCGCTGTGCAGGACGGCCCTCGATTTTGTGGCGGCGCACGGGGTGGAGAATGTGGTGCTGTTCACGTCCATGGTTCAAACAGATGCCCACCAGCTGTACCGGAGTTTGGGCTTTCAGAAGGTGGAGGAGTTCGTCTGGCCGTCTTTCCCAGCCAGGATGATCAAGTTCATGGTCTTTAAATACAGATACAGTGTTTCCCATTAA
- the nat8 gene encoding probable N-acetyltransferase camello, whose product MASFQIRKYRDEDDEVVKEIFTMGMIEHVPSSFVHVLKQPLTQMVLTCVFCALLASSKSFLLPVLAVTLLLAGVRQLVSYLFTSYIDTSLKEDLRSIREAYMEKKDACFWVAESEGRVVATVACLPCAAQPECMELKRMSVRRSHRGLGIGKALCRTVADFTQERGYPAVVLFTSVVQTDAQKLYEHMGYSKMRQFVIPSLEGRVTNFSIIEYRLEVQEGKIS is encoded by the coding sequence ATGGCCAGCTTTCAGATCCGGAAGTACCGTGACGAGGACGATGAGGTGGTGAAGGAGATCTTCACCATGGGCATGATCgagcacgtgccctcctcctTCGTGCACGTGCTGAAGCAGCCGCTCACGCAGATGGTGCTCACGTGCGTCTTCTGCGCCCTGCTGGCCAGCTCCAAGTCCTTCCTCCTGCCCGTGCTGGCCGTCACCCTGCTGCTCGCCGGCGTCCGCCAGCTGGTCAGCTACCTCTTCACCAGCTACATCGACACCTCGCTGAAGGAGGACCTGCGCTCCATCCGGGAGGCCTACATGGAGAAGAAGGACGCCTGCTTCTGGGTGGCGGAGAGCGAGGGCAGGGTGGTGGCCACTGTGGCCTGCCTGCCCTGCGCCGCGCAGCCCGAGTGCATGGAGCTCAAGCGCATGTCCGTCCGGCGGAGCCACCGCGGCCTGGGCATCGGCAAGGCCCTCTGTCGGACGGTGGCGGACTTCACCCAAGAGCGCGGCTACCCGGCCGTGGTCCTCTTCACCTCGGTGGTGCAGACGGATGCCCAGAAGCTCTACGAGCACATGGGCTACTCCAAGATGAGGCAGTTCGTCATACCAAGCCTGGAAGGCAGGGTCACTAACTTCTCTATCATAGAGTACAGGTTAGAGGTGCAGGAAGGGAAAATAAGCTAA